The window ACCGGCCTCCGAGAAGGATTTGCTCAACAGCCTCAAGACCATGAACAAGGACGAGGTGATGTCGGTGGCCAGCGAGCTGGGCTACCCGTTCACCGACGCCGACTTTGATCCGCTGATCTGGGGCCTGGAAGTCAAGCTGGCGGCCCGGCGCGGCGAGCCGTTCGACCAGCGCTTCCCGCTCTGGCAGACGATGTGGGGCCAGTACTACTTCGAGTACCTCGTGCTCGACCTGCTCCCCGCCCTGACCAAGGACGAGATCGAAGCGGCCGTAGCGTAGGTCGACCCAGCCTTGAGGAGGAGCCACGATGGAGCTGTTCGACCTCGGTGACTTTCCGCTGCTCTCGGGATACACGCTGCCGGGCGCCAAGCTCTCGTACACCACGCTCGGGACGCTCAGCCCGGCGAAAGACAACGCCGTTCTGTTCCCGCACTTTCTCGGCGGCGGCCCCGACGCGCTGGCCGCGTGGATCGGCGAAGGGCGGGCGCTCGACCCGAGCAAGTACTTCTTCATTCTGCCGGGCCAGTTCGGCAACGGCGTCTCGACCTCGCCCAGCAACGCGCCGCCGCCGTTCGACCGTGGGGCGTTCCCGGCCTGCCAGTTCGCGGACGACGTGATCGCGCAGCACAAGCTGGTCACCGAGCAGTTCGGGATCAGCGAACTGCAACTAGTGCTCGGCTGGTCAACCGGCGGCCTCCAGACCTACGAGTGGGCCGTCCGCTACGCGTCGATGGTCAGGCGGGTGGCCGCCATCGCCACCGCGCCGAAGCCGTCCCCGTGGACCCGCCTCTGGCTGTTCACGCTGATCGAGGAGCCCCACACGTCGGACCCGGCCTACGACCGAGGGTTCTACGCCGACAAGAGCCTGATGCATGCCGGCTTGCGACGGCAGGCCCACGGGACGGCTTTGACGCTGCCGCCGCACGGCTTCTACCGCGATGAGCTGTGGCGGAACCTCGGGTTCTCCTCGCTGGACGACTTCATCTCGCGGTTCTGGGAGGCGTTCTGGCTGCCCCAGGATCCGAACGACCTGATCGTGCAGGCGCGCAAGGCGCGGGCGGCTGACCCCTGCCACGGCGGCGACCTGACCGAGGCGCTGGCGAGGATCACGGCGAAGACGAAGGTCATCGCCTTCACCGGCGACCCGATGTTCCCGCCGGACGAGGGCAAGGCTGACGCCGCGAAGATCCGCGGGGCCAGTTTCGCCCAGATCGACAGCATCTACGGGCACCTTGCGACCTTTCAGCTCAGCGGCGACGACGTGAAGGCCGTCGAGGCGGAACTGGCTGCGCTGCTGGCGTCCTAGCCGGTCCGTCCGCCGTCCGCGGCGGGCGACGCTACCGGGCGTTCGACCAATCGGGATTTCTGATGGAGCCTGGCCTCGACCAGCCGGCTTGATGGAGGAGAGCAACCGTGGCAGACGCGAACAGCTTCGACTATGTGATCGTCGGCTCGGGGCCGGGTGGCTCGACGCTGGCCTATCGCCTGGGTGAGGATCCGGACGTCAAGATCCTGGTGCTCGAAGCCGGCGGCAAGGCCATTGAGAGCGCGATGTCGCCGGCGATCCAGTCGCCGTTTCGCTGGAACGAGCTGCTGCTGACCGAGCTGGACTGGGCCTACAACGGCGTGCCGCAGCCCGGACTGGCCGGCCGGCAGGTCTACTCGGCGGCCGGGCGCGGCACCGGCGGCAGCTCGATGGTCTACCACATGATGCACGTCCGCGCCCGGCCGGCAGACCTCGATAGCTGGGCCTACCACGGCGCGACCGGTTGGAGCTATCAGGAGACGCTGCCGTACTACCAGAAGCTGGAGAACCAGCTCGACGATACCAACCCGACGGCCGGCAAGGGCGGTCCCATCACCGTCGTCAATGCGAAGGACACCGGCAACCCGGTCTCCCAGAGCTGGCTGGATGCCTGCGTCGAGCTGGGCTACCCGCTGATCGACGACTTCAACGCCTCGCTGTTCGGGGCCGGCTGGCACCACCTCGACATGAAGGACGGCCAGCGGGGCGGCGTCCTGACCTCGTATCTGCTGCCGGCCCTGGCGCGGGGCAACGTCACGGTGCGGACCGGCGCGCTCGCGACCGGCCTCGTCATCGAGAACGGGAAGTGCGTCGGCGTCCAGTACGTCGCGGACGGGCAGACGCAGATCGTGCGGGCTGAGCGCGAGGTGGTGGTGGCGTGCGGCGCGATTGAGTCGCCCAAGCTGCTGATGCTCTCGGGTATCGGCGACCCGGCTCACCTGAAGGAGGTCGGCATCGGGGTCAACGTCGAGTTGCCGGGCGTCGGCAAGAACTTCCACGATCACCCGCTGCTGATCGGCCCCATCGGGATGATGGACAGGCCCGGCCCGGACCCGCGGGGCAACATGACGGAGGTCGGGCTGTTCTGGCCGTCCGTCCAGGGCATGCCGGTGCCCGACCTTGAGATCTGCCTCGTGCACCGCGCGCCGTTCGGGCAGGCATTCTTCGAGAACGTCGTGAAGCGAGTGCAGACCGGTCAGCCCGTCAAGTCGGCCACGCAGCTGGTGGACCCACACGTCGTGCTGACGCTGCCCGGGCTGGTGCAGCCGCTCTCGCGCGGGGCGATCACCCTCCGCGGCAGCGATCCGTCCGTCTACCCGAACGTCGATGCGAACTACTTCGCCGAGTCCTGGGATGTGGACCGGATGGTCCAGATGGTGAAGATCGGCCGCGAGATCTACGCCAGCAACGCCTTCAAGGCGTGGGGCATGCAGGAGGTCGCGCCAGGACCGAGCGTGGCCTCGGACGCCGATCTGCGTGACTGGGTGACCAACAACGTCGGGTCGTACTACCACTTTGTCGGCTCGTGCAAGATGGGCGTCGACAGCCTGGCGGTGGTGGACCCGTCGCTGAAGGTGCGCGGAGTGGACGGCGTGCGGGTCGTGGACGGCTCGGTGATGCCGTCGATCCCGGCCGCCAACACCCACACGACCATCGTGATGATCGCGGAGAAGGCCGCCGACCTGATCAAGTCCGGGAAGTAGACACTTCGGGTTTCGGGTTTCGGGTTTCGGGGCGAGGGGTGTGGCCCTGCCCGCGGCCGGCTGCATCGGCTTGATTCGGCCGGCCGTTTCTGCTTTCCTCTCCCGTGTCACTCACTCGCCGCTGGCCGCCGGGTGAGAATTTGCACCGGGGCAGTCTCTCTTGGCCTTCTGGCCGCTTCGTCGCCCGACGCTCGGGCCGCTCGAACCGTGGCAGCGCAACCAGTACATCGTCGTCCTCACGGTGGCGCTCGCGCACATCGCGTTCGACCTGACCCAGCCGTTCATCCCGCTCTACGTCTTCGAGCTTGGCATCACCGACCTTGACGAGGCCTCGTTCTGGTCGGGCGTGATCGTCGGGATTGGGCCGCTGATGGGCTCGATCATGGGGCCGTTCTGGGGCTCCCTGGCCGACAAGTACGGGCGCAAGCCGATGGTGCTGCGCGCCCTGGTGATGATCGGCGTGCTCCAGGTCGCCATCGCGTTCGTGACCGACATCTATACGCTGGTCGGCCTGCGGGTCGTCATGGGCATCTTCGCCGGCTTCACCCCGATGGCGATGGCCCTGGCGATCGCCATCGGCCCACGCGACAAGATGGCCCATGCTATCGGGCTGGTGCAGGCGGCGACGTTCCTGCCGCTCGCCATTGGCCCGACCATCGGGGGCGTCCTCTCCGACACCTACGGCCTGCGGTTCAACTTCATGCTGACGGGCGTGCTGCTGCTGGCCCCGGCCGCGCTGCTCTACTTCATGGTGCAGGAGAACAGCTACGGCGAGCCGGTCAGGAAGGGGACGAGCGGCGCGGAGAAAGTGGATGACGGCGAGCGCGGCTCGTTCTTCTCGCTGCTGGCACTGCCCGGCTTCGGTGCGGCCCTCGCCATCCTCTTCCTGACGCGCTTCACGGATCGTGCGCTGACGCCAGTCATCCCGCTCTACCTGCTGAAGCTCGACACGCCGGCCAGTCAGCTCGCGACGATCACCGGCTTCGTCGTCGCGGCGGGCGCTATCGCGGCGGCCGGCTCCTCGGTGCTGTACGGCAAGTGGGCACGGCCCGGGAATACCCGAAAGCTGCTGATGCTGGCGCTGGCCGGTGGCGCGCTGTTCTCGGGGTTGATCTCGTTCGTCGGCGGCTGGGGTGAGGTCGCGCTGCTGCGGATCGGGCTGGGGTTGCTGGCCGGCGGCAGCATGAGCCTCGCCTACACCCTCGGAGCGACGCTCGCGCCGGCCTCGCGGTCGGGCCTGACGCTCTCGACGCTGTCAAGCTGCGGCCAGCTTGGCGGCGCGCTCGCCCCCATCGCCGCCGGGGCGATTGGCGGCGTCAGTCTGGCGGCCGTTTTCGTCACCAACGCGGTGGCCTATCTGGTGGCGCTGGGCCTGTCGGCGCTGCCGTCTGTGGCGCGTGCCACCGCGAAGACGGCCGACGAGCGTGCTCCCGTTGCGTCCTGACGCCCGTCACGGGAGACGCTGACCGCGCTCCCTCATCTGAGCGACGCTGCCCGGAGGTGTCCCCATGCGCCAGCAGTCCGAGCCGCCGATCCCGCGTGACCAGTCCGACGTCTTCTTCTACGGCATCGTCGCCGATCCTCAGCTCAACCACCCGGAGGGGCTGGCCGTCGATGCTGACGGCACCATCTGACGCTCTCCTGTCGCCAGGCGCAGGTCACGGTCTGGGCCGTGACCACCTCGGACAAGGCGCAGACCAGGGACAAGGCGCAGGCCAGTTGTGCGCGGCGCACAACCGATGGCTCCAGACCGTTGTGTTCCGTGCCAGTGAGCGGCGGCGACGCCCACCCGTAGAACTCGGGTGGGGCCGGCGACAGCGCGCAGACGTGGATCGCGTCCAACGTGCGTCGGCGCTCGACCTGGAGGAATGCGCGATGTCCGCGACTCGATGGACTCTCCGTCGTCTGCCGCCGCCGAAGTCGGGCGCCTTGCCGCTGAGGTTCGCGGCTGGCTACCCGAAGAAGAAGCTGCCTGCCGTGCGCTCGGGAGTGCTGCCCGCCGCCCGGTAGCCACGAGCGACGTGAACAGGGCGATTGCGGGTTGGGCGGGTCGTGCAGCGTCGTCGGGGCTTGATGGCGTTTGACGACATAACCGCGGAGTCCGCGCGTCAGATCGGGGTGTGAGGGGCTATGACCGCAGGAATTCGTCAAAGGTCATCAACCCGCCGACTGCGCGTCGTACGACGGTCTGGGAACACCAACGAACAGGCAATCGCCCTGGCGAAGCGAAGGACCCCACCCCCTGACGCGAATGGTGACGGTCAGCGGGTGAGGTCCTTCGCTGCGCTCAGGATGACAATGGGAATCGCATGTATGCCAGCGGGCGACGATCTGTGAGTATGCTCCTGATCTCTGATCTCTGATCTCTGATCTCTGATCTCTGATCTCTGATCTCTGATCTCTGATCTCTGATCGAGCAGTTCGCGGGCGAGTGGCTCGGCAGGCGTGAATCGCAGGGTCGCTCGGTGCCCATCGTCATCCCGACCGCGGCGAGGAACCTGCCCGCACCGTCATCCCGACCGCGGCGAGAAACGCCCTCCCGTCCGTCATCCCGACCGCGGCGAGGCACGAGCGGAGTGGCGGGATCGTCCCAGGGTGACGGACGACTGACGAGGAAGATCCCTCGACTGCGTTCGCACGCTCACGTCGCTCGGGATGACGGGGGAGGGAGCAGCCTCACTCCGCTCGGGATGACGGGGGAGGCGTCGAGTGACGCGACCCGGTTGTTCACGACTGACAGGCCACTAGCTGCTGGCGCTGGTGTACCGCCGAAGCGAGTAGCGCCAGAAGCGACTCGACAGCCACAGCAGCGCCAGCGTCAGCGCCACCTGGTACGGCAGGGCCGTCGGCTCCAGCACCCCGAGCAGGGCCTTGGCCGGCAGCGTCGCGATGGCGGCGATGGGCAGCCCGTAGGTCAGCAGTGGCTTTGCCAGGCCACGGTAGATATCGCTCGGCATGCGGGCCATCGAGATGAACGGCGGCATCACCGCCGAGATGTTGTTGATCCGGCCCGTCCAGAGCACCAGCGTGACCGCCATGAACCACAGTGCGTACAGCGCGAGCAAGGCCGACGCCAGCATCAGCAGGTAGGCCGCGATCTCCAGCGGCCCCGGCGTGATCCCGAGCCGTCCCACGCCGACGACAACGTAGCCGATGCCCACCAGGGCGGTCGGGAGGTCGCCGAAGTCGACGTAACGTATGGACACCAGGAACTGGCTGGAGATCGGCCGGATCAGCACGAAGTCCAGCTCTCCCTTGTTGACCATGTCCGAGAGCCGCTGCATGTTCTTCTCGAACAGCGCCGAGCTGAGGCCTTCCACGATCAGGAACGAGCCTGTCAGCACGAACATGCGGTTGAGGTCCCAGCCGGCCACCTCGCGCACATTCGAGAAGACCAGTCCGGCCAACAGCATCGAGAAGACGGCCCAGAGAACCGTCGAGCCGGCGCTGAACGCGAAGCTGCTGCGGAACTCCAGCTCTCGGGCGAGGCAGTTGCGAAGGCAGGCCCAGTAGACGCGCCAGTAGCGGTGGGCGGCTGTCCCCACGGGCTACCCGCCGACCGACTCGTACTGGCGCAGGCCGGCCCGCCAGAGCACCGTCGCCAGTCCCCACAGCACGACGATCCATCCGAGTTGCAGCAGGATGCCGGTCAGCGGATCGGCGCCCTCGCTCTTGCCGAGCATGATCGCCAGCGGCGTGGCGTAGATCGCCTGGATCGGCAGCAGCCGCGCCACGGTCTGCGCCCACTCGGGGAGGAGCGCGATGGGGATCAGGATGCCGCCCAGGACGCTTGCCACGACCTCGTACAGCGTGGTGATCCCGACGATATCGTTCGTCCAGAAGCCGATGAAGCCGACGCACAGCTTCAGGAAGAAGCACACGACAAACGCCAGCACCACGCTGACCAGGAGCGCCGGCAGGCGATCCCAGGCGATGGCGACTTCCCCGAGCCACGGCCCAAGCAGCACCACCGATCCGAGCAGCAGCGGGATCGACAGCGCCATGCGGATCGAGCGCCACGCCAGCGCGTCCACCAGCAGGTAGGCCCAGTAGTTCATCGGGCGCATCAGGTGGGTCGAGAGCAGCCCCTGGCGGATCTCGTGGTCGAGCGCCCACTCGACGTGGACGCTGACGGTGCCGCGCAAGGCCATGACGCCCAGAGTGTAGGCCAGCATCTCGCCCAGGGTGAAGCCGGCCACCGTGGACTGGCTCTCGTAGGCCGCCAGCCACATGAAGGCCATCATGACCGGCGGCAGAATCTCGTACAGGAAGTAGATCGACGATTCAACGCGATACTGGATCGCGTCGGCCACGGCCATGCGGGCCAGGACGAGGTACAGCCGCATCGTCAGCTCACAGCGGTGGGGAGCGGCCCGGCTGCAATCGACGCTGCCGAATTCGGCTCACGCAGCTCGCCGCTGAAGAGGCTGCGGATCACGTCCTCGACTTCCGGCTCCTGGATCGCGAGGTCACGGACCTGGAGGCTCGCCAGCAGCCGTGCCGCCGTCGCCGTTACCGCCTCGCGCGGCACCCGCACCGACACCTTGTTCGGCTCCCAGTGGACGATCTCGCCGCCGGCCGTGAGCGACACCAGCGTCTCGCGGGTGACGGCGGCCTCAAGGTCCAGCGTCAACAGCCGCACGTCGCCGAATCGACGGGTCAGCTCGCGCAGTGCGCCGTCGTAGATCACCCGCCCCTGGTCGATCACCACCACCCGCTCACAGAGCGCTTTCACATCGTCCATGTAGTGACTGGTCAGCAGGATGGTGGCACGGTTCTTCCGCTGATACTCGCCGATGAACTGGCGGATCTTCTGCTGCATCACCACGTCCAGCCCAATGGTCGGCTCATCCAGGAACAGCACGTCGGGACGGTGCAGCAGGGCCGCTGCCAGCTCGCATTTCATCCGCTCGCCCAGCGAGAGCTTGCGTACCTGGACATCCAGCAGCGGGCGCAAGTCCAGCAGGTCGGACAGCTCATCCAGGGTGCGGCGGTACTCGGCGTCGGGCACGCCGTAGATCTCCTTGTTGAGCAGGAACGACTCAGATGCTGGCAGATCCCACCACAGCTGATTCTTCTGGCCGAGGATCAGCGCGAACCGGCGCTGAAACTGATGCTCGCGCTTGAACGGCTCGTGGCCGAGCACACGGACCGTCCCGCCGGTCGGCTCCAGCAGGCCGGCCATCATCTTGAGCGTGGTGGTCTTGCCGGCCCCGTTCGGCCCGAGAAACCCGACCAGCTCGCCACGCTGAATGGTCAGGCTGACGCCGTCCACCGCCCGCACGTCGCTGTACGTCCGCGAGAAGACCGCCCTGACCGAGGCGAGCAGGCCCGGCGGCTTGCGCTGGACGCGGTACACCTTCGTCAGATCGTGGGCCACGATGCTCGCGTCGCCCCTGGCGTCCGGGTGGTTGGCGGGCGTGGGCTGGTCGGCGTGAGCGGACATCGGCGGCACCTCGGTCTGACGAGTGTACCGGCCGCGGCCGCGCCGCGACGAAATGCCGCCGGCACTGCCACCACTGCGCCACGCTGGACTTGAGGGGATTGTCATCCCGACTGAAGCGAGGCACGGGCGGAGCGGAGGGATCTTCCTCGGACGCAAGGGAGGTCTATTGGGGAAGATCCCTCGACGTCGCTCCGGATGCTTGCCCTGAGCTTGCCGAATGGGTCGCTTCACTCGGGATGACGGATAGCCCGTATCAGCATTGTCCTGGTCGAGTGCCAGGACGAGGCCGGTAGGCCGTGCCGGCGCAGGCGCTCGGCCGCCAGCATGATGGCGAGCCGGCTGTTCACGTCCGCCACCGTGCCGTCCAGCACCCGTTCCACGGCATCCGCCAATCGTCGGGCGTCCCGTACTTGTCTGCTCAGATCTGGGCCGTTCAGACCTGGGCCATCGGGCGCACCTTGTCGAAACAGGTGCTGCAGTAGACCGGCCGGTCCAGCCTCGGGAGGAATGGCACGAGTGCGATCGAGCCGCACTCGGCGCACGGCACCTGGTGCAGCTCTCGCGGCGCTTCGCCCTGGCGCTCGCGGCGACGATTGGCACGACACTGGTGGCAGCGCTGCGGCTGGTTCAGTAGTCCGCGCTCGGCAAAGAACGCCTGCTCCCCCGAAGAAAACACGAACGAATTGGCACAGTCTCGGCAGGTCAGCGTCTTGTCAGCGAAGCTCACGTCTGACGCCCTCCCATATGGATCTGCCGCCTTCGCCGGTCGCGTCATGGACCGTGCGTGCGGTCGCCACAGACCGCCCGCGCACCGACTTCCCCAACTCGTCGTGCGTGGGCGTCACGGCGCGCAGTATAGCGAGGGCAGTGAAAACTGTAAAGCCCTCTGGCGAAATCTTTGCATATTCACCGTCCTTGACGCCCGGCGGCCGCACTCCGTACCGTTCCGGGTGGGCTGGCCGTCCGGTCTCGGCCGCCAGGGGCAGCCGACGCGCGGCCCAGATTGCCCCTATCGAGCTGGTGCCATCGCCGTTCAGCCTGCCCTCTCCACCGCGCACGATGCTGGCGTCGCCGATGCCGGCTCGGTCGTCGAGCGCACGCCGCGGTGGCGCTCGGCCTGCGCGCCGGCGCTCCCGTCGATCCTGATCGCGCTGGTCTGGATCGGGTACGCCTCGGCCAACTCGATTCTTGAGATCCAGACGTTCAACAGCACCTCGCGCGACATCGGCGTGTACCTGCAGATGCTCTGGGGCGCGGGCCACGGCCGCCCGTTCCTGACCACGCTGCTCGAATCGAACCGGGTACATCTCGCCGAGCATCTCGCGCTGCTGCTGCCGGTGCTCGGGCCGCTCTACGCGCTGAAGCCCGATCCGCGCTGGCTGTTCGTGGCCCAGACGACGGTGCTCGCGCTGGCGGCCACGCCGATCTACCTGCTGGCCCGTCGCAGGCTCGGCGGAGTCTGCCTGCCAACCCTCTTCGTGGCCGGCTACTTCCTGATGCCGACCGTCACCGAGGTCGCCTTCGACGCCTTCTACCCGATTGCCTGGACCGCCCTGCCGCTCAGCTTCGCGGCCTACTTCTTCCTGACGGATCGGATACGGCCCGGAGTTGCCCTGGCCCTCCTGGCCATCCCGATGGAGGAGGAGGCCGGGCTTGCCGTGCTCGGGCTGGGCATCTTCCTGGCGCTGCGGCGTGGTCAGCGTCGGATCGGGCTGGCGCTCGCGGCGTTCTCGCTGCTCTGGCTGGGACTGGTGGCGATGGTCGCGATGCCCCGCTTCCACGAGCCATCCACCCTGCCATCGTCGGGCGAGAATCGGTCGGTGGATCACTTCGCGCAACTGCGGCAGCACCCGGCCGAGACTTTGCTCGACCTTGCCCTGGTCCGCACGCCCCGCGCCATTCGCTGGCTGATCGCGCCGACGGGCGGGCTGCCACTGCTGGCGCCGCACGTCCTGATCATCGACGCTCCGCAGGCGGCAACGCTCTTGCTGGCCGACAAGGGCGAACGATTCCGCCGACACTGGTCGTCGCCATTGCTGCCGACGATCTGGCTCTCGGCGGTCGTCGGCTTCTCGTTGTTGCGAGGACGCTGGCTCAGAGCGGCCGGCGTGGCGGCGCTGATCGCCGGGACGCTCTCCTGCTATCTGCTCGACAGCAACCTGCCGCTCGGCGGCGACTACGATCCCAATGACCTCGCCTGGTCTGACCGGGCCGAGCAGCACGCCTACCTTGTCGAGCGGCTGCCGGCCGGCGTCTCGACCGTCTCCAGCCGCCGCGCCCTGGGCAGCGTCGCCGACCGCGCCGAGGTGTACGTCTTCCCGCCCAGCTACGCCGGCAAGCTCTGGCCGCCCGAGCGCCGCCCTGGAGCGTACCTGCTGGACCTCTCCAACGATGGCACCTGGGAGGCGCTTGTCGGGCGGCAGAGTCCGCTCCGCGCCAGCCGTCCCTACGCGATCTGGCTGGCCGGCCCGGAGGCGATGTTGCTGCTGGACCGTCCGCCAGAGCCGTCGCAGGTACTCGACCGGGACGTGGGTGGCGTGCGGCTGCACGGCTACGACCGCCGCGTCGCTGGCGACACGCTGGAGCTGACGCTCCACTGGCAGGGCACGGCGAAGGTCGGTCGGCTGACGCGGACGGCGCAGGTGATCTTGAACGGCCCGGGCGGCCCGCAGACGCTGACGGAGCGAGGCTCGGTC is drawn from Chloroflexota bacterium and contains these coding sequences:
- a CDS encoding GMC family oxidoreductase N-terminal domain-containing protein, whose protein sequence is MADANSFDYVIVGSGPGGSTLAYRLGEDPDVKILVLEAGGKAIESAMSPAIQSPFRWNELLLTELDWAYNGVPQPGLAGRQVYSAAGRGTGGSSMVYHMMHVRARPADLDSWAYHGATGWSYQETLPYYQKLENQLDDTNPTAGKGGPITVVNAKDTGNPVSQSWLDACVELGYPLIDDFNASLFGAGWHHLDMKDGQRGGVLTSYLLPALARGNVTVRTGALATGLVIENGKCVGVQYVADGQTQIVRAEREVVVACGAIESPKLLMLSGIGDPAHLKEVGIGVNVELPGVGKNFHDHPLLIGPIGMMDRPGPDPRGNMTEVGLFWPSVQGMPVPDLEICLVHRAPFGQAFFENVVKRVQTGQPVKSATQLVDPHVVLTLPGLVQPLSRGAITLRGSDPSVYPNVDANYFAESWDVDRMVQMVKIGREIYASNAFKAWGMQEVAPGPSVASDADLRDWVTNNVGSYYHFVGSCKMGVDSLAVVDPSLKVRGVDGVRVVDGSVMPSIPAANTHTTIVMIAEKAADLIKSGK
- a CDS encoding DUF2079 domain-containing protein codes for the protein MGWPSGLGRQGQPTRGPDCPYRAGAIAVQPALSTAHDAGVADAGSVVERTPRWRSACAPALPSILIALVWIGYASANSILEIQTFNSTSRDIGVYLQMLWGAGHGRPFLTTLLESNRVHLAEHLALLLPVLGPLYALKPDPRWLFVAQTTVLALAATPIYLLARRRLGGVCLPTLFVAGYFLMPTVTEVAFDAFYPIAWTALPLSFAAYFFLTDRIRPGVALALLAIPMEEEAGLAVLGLGIFLALRRGQRRIGLALAAFSLLWLGLVAMVAMPRFHEPSTLPSSGENRSVDHFAQLRQHPAETLLDLALVRTPRAIRWLIAPTGGLPLLAPHVLIIDAPQAATLLLADKGERFRRHWSSPLLPTIWLSAVVGFSLLRGRWLRAAGVAALIAGTLSCYLLDSNLPLGGDYDPNDLAWSDRAEQHAYLVERLPAGVSTVSSRRALGSVADRAEVYVFPPSYAGKLWPPERRPGAYLLDLSNDGTWEALVGRQSPLRASRPYAIWLAGPEAMLLLDRPPEPSQVLDRDVGGVRLHGYDRRVAGDTLELTLHWQGTAKVGRLTRTAQVILNGPGGPQTLTERGSVLDDLWPTDLWQPGQIVLERLRFPSGDAESARLVVGWDDGQGRSAPSEIPLGRLR
- a CDS encoding ABC-2 family transporter protein — its product is MRLYLVLARMAVADAIQYRVESSIYFLYEILPPVMMAFMWLAAYESQSTVAGFTLGEMLAYTLGVMALRGTVSVHVEWALDHEIRQGLLSTHLMRPMNYWAYLLVDALAWRSIRMALSIPLLLGSVVLLGPWLGEVAIAWDRLPALLVSVVLAFVVCFFLKLCVGFIGFWTNDIVGITTLYEVVASVLGGILIPIALLPEWAQTVARLLPIQAIYATPLAIMLGKSEGADPLTGILLQLGWIVVLWGLATVLWRAGLRQYESVGG
- a CDS encoding ATP-binding cassette domain-containing protein, encoding MSAHADQPTPANHPDARGDASIVAHDLTKVYRVQRKPPGLLASVRAVFSRTYSDVRAVDGVSLTIQRGELVGFLGPNGAGKTTTLKMMAGLLEPTGGTVRVLGHEPFKREHQFQRRFALILGQKNQLWWDLPASESFLLNKEIYGVPDAEYRRTLDELSDLLDLRPLLDVQVRKLSLGERMKCELAAALLHRPDVLFLDEPTIGLDVVMQQKIRQFIGEYQRKNRATILLTSHYMDDVKALCERVVVIDQGRVIYDGALRELTRRFGDVRLLTLDLEAAVTRETLVSLTAGGEIVHWEPNKVSVRVPREAVTATAARLLASLQVRDLAIQEPEVEDVIRSLFSGELREPNSAASIAAGPLPTAVS
- a CDS encoding alpha/beta fold hydrolase — protein: MELFDLGDFPLLSGYTLPGAKLSYTTLGTLSPAKDNAVLFPHFLGGGPDALAAWIGEGRALDPSKYFFILPGQFGNGVSTSPSNAPPPFDRGAFPACQFADDVIAQHKLVTEQFGISELQLVLGWSTGGLQTYEWAVRYASMVRRVAAIATAPKPSPWTRLWLFTLIEEPHTSDPAYDRGFYADKSLMHAGLRRQAHGTALTLPPHGFYRDELWRNLGFSSLDDFISRFWEAFWLPQDPNDLIVQARKARAADPCHGGDLTEALARITAKTKVIAFTGDPMFPPDEGKADAAKIRGASFAQIDSIYGHLATFQLSGDDVKAVEAELAALLAS
- a CDS encoding ABC-2 family transporter protein — its product is MGTAAHRYWRVYWACLRNCLARELEFRSSFAFSAGSTVLWAVFSMLLAGLVFSNVREVAGWDLNRMFVLTGSFLIVEGLSSALFEKNMQRLSDMVNKGELDFVLIRPISSQFLVSIRYVDFGDLPTALVGIGYVVVGVGRLGITPGPLEIAAYLLMLASALLALYALWFMAVTLVLWTGRINNISAVMPPFISMARMPSDIYRGLAKPLLTYGLPIAAIATLPAKALLGVLEPTALPYQVALTLALLWLSSRFWRYSLRRYTSASS
- a CDS encoding MFS transporter, producing the protein MAFWPLRRPTLGPLEPWQRNQYIVVLTVALAHIAFDLTQPFIPLYVFELGITDLDEASFWSGVIVGIGPLMGSIMGPFWGSLADKYGRKPMVLRALVMIGVLQVAIAFVTDIYTLVGLRVVMGIFAGFTPMAMALAIAIGPRDKMAHAIGLVQAATFLPLAIGPTIGGVLSDTYGLRFNFMLTGVLLLAPAALLYFMVQENSYGEPVRKGTSGAEKVDDGERGSFFSLLALPGFGAALAILFLTRFTDRALTPVIPLYLLKLDTPASQLATITGFVVAAGAIAAAGSSVLYGKWARPGNTRKLLMLALAGGALFSGLISFVGGWGEVALLRIGLGLLAGGSMSLAYTLGATLAPASRSGLTLSTLSSCGQLGGALAPIAAGAIGGVSLAAVFVTNAVAYLVALGLSALPSVARATAKTADERAPVAS
- a CDS encoding zinc-ribbon domain containing protein, with product MSFADKTLTCRDCANSFVFSSGEQAFFAERGLLNQPQRCHQCRANRRRERQGEAPRELHQVPCAECGSIALVPFLPRLDRPVYCSTCFDKVRPMAQV